attctaacacacatacgcacccacacacgcacacagagtCAAACAGACGCAGACagacgacgacggcgacgtCGCCGCCGGCAGAAGAAACATGAAGCAAATTCAttgccgttttttttttttttgcgattcATGTTTAACCTCACAAAATGCGAATGGCATGGCAATCGGCGAGAATCTTGCGATGGCCAAAGGACAAGGACATTTGTCCTGCTTCAGTGTGGAGTATGAAGGAGCTGACAGTCCTAACTGGACGGCGCTTTTCCACTGCATAGCTTGCCACGAGCCGGAAAAGCAGGGAAAACAGCACGAGGCGGCACCAtgtcgttttcgttttttttggtcAGCGAAATCTCTGGAAGCTCTACACGCAACTTGTTTTCTGCAACTCTAGCCGGCAACTGGGCTTGTTGACCGGCTGGACTTGGTGGCCAGAAGCCGGGTGGGCGGTGCCCGTGAGGACAGGCAGCAGAAACCGCCGGGCCGGGAATAAAGCACACAATTCCAGGCGAAGGGACGCCGTCGTCCATATTGCATGCGGATTTGAGGCGTCACTGGCGTCATGCCGCACATGAACGAGCACTCATTCACATCACGATGGCGAATTGGCCAGGCTGGCAGCGAATTTGCACACAACTTAACGCACATTTTGTAGTTCTACTTACATATTGCTCCAAATTCCTCGGAAACCACAAATTTCTCTTTTCCGTCGAAACACAAAGCAGTGCTGCCAGACTTAAGTGATGAATGAAGTGTAGCCGTTGCCTCGATGTTTTCGTTATCGGCCAGTGTGACAGTGCAAATGTCGAGAGGTTCCAAATTCTGAAGCCTAATTATGAACCATTCACAccatttgttattattgttggttGTTATATATGAGATATATGGTATAATAAATACATGTAAACGCGTAGGAACCGAAAAACGAAATCTCCTCGAAAACTGTCGATTAAACGGTAATAGAactatttgcataaataatacaGTAAGACGTGGAGCACGCTCTGTGAGCtgagttaaataataaatttaaataatggtataataaaataaataataataaataaatattaaaagttaGGGCAGAACTCTTATTGTTAATAAAGCGATTCATGATATTTTTTAGCTGCGGTATTTGTACTAGAGAAGGTGGCATTTTCAAATGCCTTTAAACTCCTCCCACTTGTAAGCGATTTTCTGAAAAACTGTAAATAACTTTTTGATGAATTTTTCCAGGATCATTACTTATATAGGCCTACATAAGCCTATAAGCACGGCATTCTGGAACAGGCTCtgtgaacaacaacaaacataaatgaatttcatttttcagaATCTATTTACaaataacgaaaaaataaataaataaggacTTCTCCATGTTCAAATATTCCACCATTCCGCCATCATTTGTGGGACATCAGATTGTCCTTAAATGTTCTTTAAGATGGTCTAGCGTGTATTTTGGAACACGCTCTGCGTGTGGGTAGCcgatattttattaatatattttatatacgtACAATAAACTAAGATCGTACATAGATAGttagatttttcttttcttaaaattttttgcaatatttagAACTCAGctataaataacaacaaaataaattaataaaaactttcCCATGTTCATAAATTCCACCGTTCCGCCATCGATGCTAATTTATCGACGTTAAACTGACGCACATCGTTCTTATTTATCCAAATGCACCTAATTAACAGTTAGCTTCAAAATTCGCACATTGTTCTGTAGTCGCCGATCTGGCAACGCTACCAGTTGATGcaacacatattttttttgtcttaaattgttgtttattgttaaGTTAAGAATATAGTGACCAATCTACCATATATACAACCACATTCGGTTTTAAATCCCACCATACTCCCTTGTGAAAATTCGCCCAGAATTCCCACAAGTGAATCAAATGCAACGCATCCGAAATCAGTCGCGTGCGTGATATCCGTGATTCGTACGATATCCGTCGTTAAATATATAACGTCCATATAATCGGACCAAGATGAGCAAGTTCCAAAAGGAGCGCAAGGACGCAAAGTTCAGGTACTACATGGAGAAGTACTTCGTGCTGCCGCTGGAGCTGAAGAACGACCTCATCTACTGCCAGCGTTCGCTGCGCGATTTCCTCAAGGTCCACGCGGTAAGTGCAGCAAGTGCTCCTTGGCGAACAGCAGCTAATATTCGTTTCTTTGTCTCTCTTCTCCACTTACGCAGCTGGTCTCGGAGGTCTTCGATGAGCAGGCGGATGCGGTGGGTTTAACGCCAGAAGACTGCAAGTCTTTGTCCTTTGTTCCCAGCGCCACATGTATCCCCGATCCCCCCGGGTGAAGGTGGACGCCCGTAGAACACCCCCCTTTCCCTATTAAAAGAAACCCAACTCACAGAACTGTATGTAGATGAAGCTATGAAACGTAGTACTTAgtttagtttttcatttccaagAAACTGATGTTTACGCGAGAATTTTGTAGAGTTGAAAGTGGCAACTGCGTTTTATGCAAAACTAATAATGCACTAAAATTGGGTCAAATGTATTCATTTCCAAAGGAACCACGTTCACAACTCTGAATTTTGTCGCAAATACTTTCACTTTTTTACCTTAaacttgtttttggttttttttcttgcaaAGAAGACATATGAGCAATATGTATGTGAGGAATTCCATCAGATAATACATTCTATATGAGCAAATATTGCTGATTTCTTAACAGCATTAATGCACATTAACTCCGCTTTATTTCAATACTTTCCCAACGTGCGTCCTTATCCATCCATACCAACCccaattgtaattgaaatgtatTCCCTGTTTTGCTCAGTGCTAATGGTCATTATCGTTTTTGATGGCCATTAGCACCTGTGCTGATTCCACCTAACAATCCCAGCCACGCCTAAAATGACACTCACGCTCTTGCCATCATTAGGATCCAGTACAGATGCGTCGCATCTTGGACgaactggaggaggaggtgtaCGAGATCAATGCCGAGCAGAAGTTCCTGCTGCTACGCCTCAACGATAGCCTAATGGAATTCTCCGTGAAGCTGAAGGAGAACAACATCGTGTTCCTGCCGGAAATCGCCAATGAGCACGTTTCCGCCCAGGTAGTGCCTTTGATCAGCGATCTCAGCTACAAGATCACGCCGCAGTCGGTGATGGCTCGTGATACCGAGGAGATGCTCATTCGCAAGCACTTCCTGCTGAGCCAGGACGATGAGGCCGGCATGCCGCCGCTGAAGCTCAGCGAATTGGATGAGAATATACCATTGATGCTGGCTCCGCCGGTTAAGGGATTGGGTCAGCAGATCGCCGCCGTTCAGCCGGAGCCAGAGTGGCTCAAAGCCGATGAGGCAACAGTGCCagtgccaccgccgccgccacaaTCGAAGTCGAAGCTGATGAAAGGGTCGCTGGATTCGACCACTGTCAAGCGGGAAAAAATCACCCGCAGCTCACCGCCGCCCTTGGCGCCCATAACCCAAACCGCGGTGGCTGAGGTGCCACCAGTGCCTCCATCACCACAACCTGAATCTGCACCAGGGAACTTTCAGGTGGTGGCCCAGAGTCGCAAGAACTTGCAGCAGGCATTGAGGAGGGCCAGAAAGACGAAGCAGCAGCCGCGTTTGttcgacgacgaggaggaacTGGAGATCACCAGTTTGCAGAACGGTCGCAACAAGAACAAGACGAGCGATGGCAAGGGAACACCGCCATCGCTGGAGCCAACGAATGCTGCCGCCAATCAGGCAGCCAAGAAGAGCATCCCACAAATGCCTAGTCAGGGGACGGCGAAGAACAATACCGCGAAGACGAAAAACACGCGCAGGAAATCCTCGCCAACGCCCACATCCAGTGGACAGCCGCAGCCAGTGGTATCGTCATCCGGCAGCTCCGATGATTCCAGTGCcgagctgcagcaggagcagcaaagACGCGTCGCATCCGCCGCCCAGTGGCGCGATGAGCCGCGCGAGAGCCGCACCCAGCCGGAGGAGTACGGCCAGGAGACGTTCCTCGGCCTCTTTGAGCTCTACTCGCCGGAGGTGCTCAAGAAGCTCAGTCAGCGCCACTCGAAGCGCAAGCGTCGCACCGTTCAGAACGCCAGCGGTGTGGATTTCCACTATGGCCAGCAGTTGAATGCCGTGGACGCACTGGTCATGGGCGTTCGTGGTCAGAAGAAGAACAAGGAGAAGTCCGAATTCCTTCTCTCGCCGACGGAGAAGCGTCTGCAGGCCAACTCGAAGAGGACGTACACACGCAAGAGCAAGTCGCCGGACGAGGTTACGGAGAAGAGCAGCGCAGGAGGAGGATCTGGCGCATCGGGAACTGCGTCTTCATCAGCCTGTCAGCATAAAGAGGGCGGTGCCTCCAAGTGCCGCAAATGCCGCGAGTGCCGCGAATGCAAACGTCGTGTGGGTGAGTCACCAACCaacttgattatttttttgagcCAGCTGCTCCGATGAGTTGGTTCTCTGGAATTCGTATTACCCATTTAATGCTTGTTTCTTTTTCGCAGAGACCGAAGCGATGTACTGCCACTTGTGCAGCGGATTATACCACATGGACTGCCACGAGTTCACCAAAAATCGCCAGCTGATGCAGCTGCAGAACTCTCGCTGCCCCCCATGCTTGCGCGAGAAAGATAAGTTGGAGAAGTAGCGTGTTGCCACGTGAACCAATGCTGTTCAATAcccaatttttgtttctcaTTCCTTCACAAAGGAATGTGTATTTTTGAATCAACCCTAGTTGCCTCCTCAGTCCAATGGACATAGGCATTTGTAAGACGCCTCCCTCGGTTCCTTGTTGTGGCTCTCCAACGCCAATTTGCAGTCCACGCTCGTCTTTCATACATTTTtgtctttctttttctttttctttttcaacaAGGACTAGGGATAGTATTTAGGTTTAAGTGAAGTTAAGTTTTTTCCTACACTCTCGTAATTAAGAAAAAAGTTTGTATCTACTCGAAGGagtgatttaattaaatatatgcatataatattgtttttttgcgAATAATCGCGCATGTGTCGTTTCTTTGTCTGTTCCACTGATAGCTGATTGACTCGAAGTCGGGATCTATGCCATATGTAGCCATAATCATGGTTACATATTGAATGTACCTTACTTGCGATTGGAGTGCTCCTTGCCTGCCTGAATGAATCTACACGCTACGAAAGAATTCCCAGTAAACCGCAAAAAAATCTTGAGCAGAGCAAGAACATTCGACTTTaagtattaaacaaaaatagtttGTATTTATCGAACTGTGGATATTGCATTAAGTGTTGCTGAGTATTggaagatatatatatacacattgtTGGCTAAGAGCACAGAAGGCAAATAGAGTCTAGTTTCGCATCCGCTGGAGCAGCCAGGAGGCGATCAGCGGCACCACGGGAATGAGGATCATCACAGGTGCACTGGACCAGCTACTCGCGCCGTTGCACAGGTCGCCCTGGCAGAAGCACATGTACACCTTCTTGTAGTTGTAGATGGTGTCCGCACAGCGGTCCATGTTGTCGTCCGGACCGCGCTGCACGCACATCCGCTGGATGGCCAGGTCGTAGTCGTCGATGGCATAGGTGCCGCCGCCCTCGATCACCTTGCCGCACCAGCCGCTGGCGCACGGGATGGCCGCCACTCCCGGCTCCTGCTCCACGTCCGTTGCATTGAAGGTGAAGGGGTCCTTGCAGCTGCCCAGTTCGCCGCGGGATCGGCACTGATAGCAGCGGCGCAGGAGGCCTACAATTGAaagttcaaatatttaaaatttaaaacatgggtttaaaaatctaaaagtagattaaaaatgaaaattataaaatttttttaatatttaatgaaatattaagcAAATGGGACGAAACGATGCATCGGAAAAAgttagtttttaattgattttcgccGTTTTCCCCATGGGAAAATCGAATTATATCTCTCATATCTCTCATACACACAACACATACGCAACCTAAACAAAAGACTTCAACGAGAACACGAACTCACCATCGATTGAGACCAGACTTATGAGAAAAATCACAGCCAGTAAATGGCTCGTAAATTGCATGGTCCCGTTTTCTTATTTCGCCTACTAACTAGTcaataatgaataatatatttaataaatatatgtaaatgtcaAAATCAAGGAAGATTAATCGTGAATTAGTGTTACCAGGCGCAGGAATTGCACCGACACCAAAGGTAAAAAGCTTTTgcaaaactaaattaatattttatttaatatatatatatatttaaattcattatgtatatgtgtatttaaattatttataaaacttaCATCATTTTATCAAcgtttaattatttcaaaaataatcataCTAAATAATTATCGATGGGagatttcaaaaataaaccTAGCagattttaagtaatttatcGATAGTATTGCAAACTTGCATAAGTGTTTGGTAGAATTTCAGTAGATACCAGAAATAGTAACTTTGCCACAACGCCATCTGTTGGAAATGTGAACAAAGTTCACAATGAGATCAAAGCGACACCTATGAGCAGCGTCAAATcgttattgaaatatttacttttaaattattagtAACTCGTGATTCGAAGTAAATTAACGGGTACTCCATCCATCTTGccatataaaaaaacaaaagctgggAGAAAAGTTCTAATAAAAATAGGAAATTGTTATAAAAGTGATTGTTGTGGGAACGTTATTTCCCGCACCTGCTAGTGCCGAGTGTGACCATACCCGGCTGGCCTTTTGGTATCAGTATTTTTTGCAGTATTTCTACACGAATAATTGGTGCGAaagaaaaagcaaagcaa
This Drosophila simulans strain w501 chromosome X, Prin_Dsim_3.1, whole genome shotgun sequence DNA region includes the following protein-coding sequences:
- the LOC27206657 gene encoding serine/threonine-protein kinase Warts; translation: MSKFQKERKDAKFRYYMEKYFVLPLELKNDLIYCQRSLRDFLKVHALVSEVFDEQADADPVQMRRILDELEEEVYEINAEQKFLLLRLNDSLMEFSVKLKENNIVFLPEIANEHVSAQVVPLISDLSYKITPQSVMARDTEEMLIRKHFLLSQDDEAGMPPLKLSELDENIPLMLAPPVKGLGQQIAAVQPEPEWLKADEATVPVPPPPPQSKSKLMKGSLDSTTVKREKITRSSPPPLAPITQTAVAEVPPVPPSPQPESAPGNFQVVAQSRKNLQQALRRARKTKQQPRLFDDEEELEITSLQNGRNKNKTSDGKGTPPSLEPTNAAANQAAKKSIPQMPSQGTAKNNTAKTKNTRRKSSPTPTSSGQPQPVVSSSGSSDDSSAELQQEQQRRVASAAQWRDEPRESRTQPEEYGQETFLGLFELYSPEVLKKLSQRHSKRKRRTVQNASGVDFHYGQQLNAVDALVMGVRGQKKNKEKSEFLLSPTEKRLQANSKRTYTRKSKSPDEVTEKSSAGGGSGASGTASSSACQHKEGGASKCRKCRECRECKRRVETEAMYCHLCSGLYHMDCHEFTKNRQLMQLQNSRCPPCLREKDKLEK
- the LOC6740076 gene encoding protein quiver encodes the protein MQFTSHLLAVIFLISLVSIDGLLRRCYQCRSRGELGSCKDPFTFNATDVEQEPGVAAIPCASGWCGKVIEGGGTYAIDDYDLAIQRMCVQRGPDDNMDRCADTIYNYKKVYMCFCQGDLCNGASSWSSAPVMILIPVVPLIASWLLQRMRN